The window CAACTCTATTGACTGCCAATTATTTGGATGTCTGTTTTTATAATATCTTTGGTTCATCGCAACATCCAAATCTTCTCTCTTTACTCCATTTTTCTCATAGAAATTAATTGTTATTGAGTTTGTACCACCGCCGTAAATCAGAAAAAATTTATCTTTGGAAGTCTTTTCTTTTTGAGTAAAAGAAATTTGATTCCAATCATTATCAAAGAGCAGCATACCGAGTTTATTATTAAACACACCTGCTTCTCTAAAATTGAATAAATTTATATTCTCATCAAATTCCTTATCATCATAATTATATCTCCATACTTCTTTTTCTGATGTCTTTTCTTTTTCTAATTTTGAATCAATTTTCTTTACTATTGCTTTTGAAAATGATGAGTCAATTTTATTGGATTTTATATATTGTTTTAATTGCTGTTGTATCTTGGCATTTCGTGTATTTCTAAAAAAACTTTCAAGTAGTAGACTATTTATAGTTTCTTTTCCAATATTATTTCGATATATTTTATCGAAAGTTAAATCATCTACTACACGTTTGCCGGCATCCCATTGTGAAAGGTAATTCTTCATACTAAAATAACTCTGCATTTCTTCAGTTGACGGAATATAAAAAAAATATTTATTCTCTTCAGAAAACAGGCAATTAACTGAAAAAAATAAAACAATCACCAATACTACTTTTCTCATTCTTTTCTCCTCGCACCGTTAGGTGTCGTTCTAACATTCGCTTAACCTGCATTTGCGGCTCGTCCGCAATGTCAGGTTGAAGCGGGTGTTAGACGCTTTTACATAACACCTACATATTTTTCTACTATCGTGTTCTGTAATAATTGTGAAAAATTTACATTATTTTTTTCTGCAAGCGTATTCACCCATTTTGGAAGCGTTATATTCTTTCTTACACATTTGCTTGAATATTTTTCACTATACGAATCCATATCTAAAATAAGCATATTTATAAAACTTTTATTATCAGGTAGTTTTATTTTTGTAGGTTCACTTGCTTTTGGAACAGCATTTCCTTCCTCGATTTCTGTTAATATCCACCCTGATGCCGCATCTATTCCCATCTCTATCGCTTCTATAAGAGAAAATCCTCCGGAAACACAGCCTTGCAAATCGGGAAATTCTATACTATAACTATTATCTTCTTCACAATATGTTATTATTGCCGGATATGCTAATTTCATTTTATATTCCTCCATATATCCTTATTTCAATCCTGCCTGCTTTAGAATTGCTTTCACGGTTCCTATCGGTATATCTCCTTTATGATTTGGGACCGTAACTTTTCCGGATTTTACAGTATGTTTATATTGATTATGAGAACCTTTTGCTGTTACAAAATACCAACCATCCGCCTTTAGTATTTTTTCTATTTCTTTTGCTGTCATTTTATATCCAATCATATTATACGCATTATGCGTATAATTATCAAGCTGTTATTACAATAAAATACGGCATTTTTAGTAAAAATAAGCAATTAATTTGAGTTTTAAGCTTTAGTTTACAAAGACCATATCCTGTTTTTCAAAGTTACAGTTCATCGTGCCGAAGGCATCCGTCTAACTTCCGCTTAACCT of the Treponema denticola ATCC 35405 genome contains:
- a CDS encoding type II toxin-antitoxin system HicB family antitoxin gives rise to the protein MKLAYPAIITYCEEDNSYSIEFPDLQGCVSGGFSLIEAIEMGIDAASGWILTEIEEGNAVPKASEPTKIKLPDNKSFINMLILDMDSYSEKYSSKCVRKNITLPKWVNTLAEKNNVNFSQLLQNTIVEKYVGVM
- a CDS encoding type II toxin-antitoxin system HicA family toxin is translated as MTAKEIEKILKADGWYFVTAKGSHNQYKHTVKSGKVTVPNHKGDIPIGTVKAILKQAGLK